GTTCCTCGATGAAATCGAAAGCATGAGCCTGGATGTACAGGTCAAGTTGCTGCGTTTGCTGCAAGAACGTGTGGTCGAGCGGCTGGGCGGCAATCAACTGATCCCGCTGGATATCCGGGTAATCGCCGCCACCAAGGAAGACCTGCGCCAGGCGGCCGATCAGGGCCGCTTCCGCGCCGACTTGTATTACCGTCTGAACGTAGCGCCGCTGCGCATCGCCCCTTTGCGCGAACGGGGCGAAGACGTCCTGATGCTGTTTGACTATTTTGCCGGTGAAGCCAGCGTACGCCACGACCTGACGCCCAACGTGCTGCAACCGGCGCAACGGACATTGTTACTGCGTCACGGCTGGCCGGGTAACGTGCGCGAACTGCAAAACGTCGCCGAGCGGTTCGCCCTTGGCCTGGAACTGGCCCTGGACGATAACGCCACCAACACCGCGCACGCCTCTGGCATCGAGTCGTCCGGGGGCTTGAGCGAGCAGGTCGAACACTTCGAAAAAAGCCTGATTGCCGCCGAGCTTGAACGCTCCCACAGTTCGATGCGCAGCCTGGCCGAAGCGCTGGGCGTACCGCGTAAAACCTTGCACGACAAACTGCGCAAGTACGGGCTGAACTTCGAAAGTGGCAGTCACCCTCATACTGACGAACTTGATTGAAAAGGCGATTACATGAACCGCGACAGTCGTCATCTGGAATCCGTCCTGCATCACGACATTCCGCTCACCCGTGAAATGGGCCTCAAGGTGCTGAGCTGGCAAGGCCGGCAATTGCGCCTGCAGCTGCCGCTTGAGGCCAATATCAACCACAAGAGCACCATGTTTGGCGGCAGCCTGTACTGCGGCGCGGTGCTGGCGGGTTGGGGCTGGCTGCACTTGAGCCTGCGCGAAGCGGGGATTGATGACGGGCATATCGTGATTCAGGAAGGCCACATCAGCTACCCGCTGCCCGTGACCCAGGACGCCATCGTGCTGTGCGATGCGCCTGATGATGTGGCCTGGAACAAGTTTTTGGCTATGTACAAACGCCACGGCCGCGCACGGATAACCCTCGACACACGGGTGATCAATGTTGACGGCGCAGATGATGCGGTGCGGTTTAGCGGGCAGTACGTGTTGCATCGCTAGGCCAAGGAAAACCACCTGTAGCCGCTGCCGAAGGCTGCGATAAGGTCCGAAGGGCCTTCAGGACTGCTACGCAGCCCATCGCAGCCTCGTCAGCGGCTACAGGTTTTGCGGGGCGCTCAGGCTTTTGCCAAATTCAGCAATTTTTCACGCCACGGTGCCTTGGCAGGCAACGCCAAAAACGAGTCATTGAGCAACGACTCACGGGCCGGGTAACTGAACGGCTCGCCATCCAGTTGCAGCACCACACCCCCTGCGCCTTCCAGCACGCCTTGAGCCGCTGCCGTGTCCCACTGCGAAGTCGGCGCCAGCCGCGGGTAACAGTCGGCAGCGCCCTCAGCCAGCAGACAGAATTTCAACGAGCTGCCCACGCTGGTCAGTTGCAACTCCCCCAGATGCTCACTCAGCCCGGCCAGCAAACGCTCTTGCTCGGGGCTGGAATGGCGACGGCTGGCGACCACGGTCAACGCTTCACCTTCAGGCGGTGTGTTGCGCACGCTGATGGGCACAACGTCACCGGCATCCGCCCGCCATGCACCCAGGCCCGCGCCACCGTAGTAGCAACGACCGCTGGTGGGCATGGAAACCACACCAAACACCACGCGGCCTTGCTCGATCAGCGCAATGTTGACGGTGAACTCTTCACTGCCCGAGATAAATTCCTTGGTGCCATCCAGCGGGTCGACCAGCCACCAGCGCGTCCACCCGGCACGTACGCCTTGGGGGATGTTGGCGTCTTCTTCCGACAGCACCGGGATGCTCGGGTCCAGCGCCGTCAGACCCTCCAGCAGCACGTGGTGCGCCGCCAGATCAGCGGCCGTTACCGGCGAGTCATCAGCCTTGGTGATAACTTCAGTATCCGCACGCCAGAACGGCAAAATGGCGGCGCCAGCGGCATGGGCCAGGGTGATGACGCCCTCAAGCAACGGATGCGGCAAACCACTCACGGCTGGAACACTCCGCGCTGGGTCAACAGGTCGCGGGCCAGGTACAGCGCAGCCAAAGCACGGCCTTCGCTGAATTGCGGGTTGAGCACCAGGCTCGACAATTCACGCAGATTGACGCGTTCAACGCGCATCGGCTCGGGCTCGTCGCCTTCCAGACGCTCTTCATACAGATCGGTAGCCAGTACCACCTGGATTTTTTGGCTCATATAACCCGGGGACAGTGACAGCTCGGTCAAATGCTCCAGCTGACGGGCGCCGTAGCCGGCCTCTTCCTTCAACTCCCGCTCAGCGGCCGCCAGTACATCCTCACCCGGCTCGATCAGGCCTTTGGGCAACGACACTTCATATTCATCGGTACCACCGCAATACTCTTCAACCAGAATCGCGTGCTCGGCATCGATCATGGCCACAATCATGACCGCGCCATAGCCATTACCGCGCCCCACCAACCGTTCGTAAGTACGCTCAACGCCATTGGAAAAGCGCAGCTGCACTTCTTCGACCCGAAACAATCGGCTACTGGCAACAATTTCACGGGCAAGTACGGTGGGTTTTTGGCGCATAGCGGCTCCTCAATATGAACGGGGTACTATACCCCGGCTTTTCCGATTGTCTGTGTCGGAAATTTTTCACCTGTAGGAGAAGTTTTGCATGACCGTTTTACCTTGGCGCGACATCGATACCGTGCTGCTCGACATGGACGGCACGCTGCTCGACCTGCACTACGACAATCACTTCTGGATGGAACACCTGCCCCAG
This genomic stretch from Pseudomonas deceptionensis harbors:
- a CDS encoding thioesterase domain-containing protein, whose protein sequence is MNRDSRHLESVLHHDIPLTREMGLKVLSWQGRQLRLQLPLEANINHKSTMFGGSLYCGAVLAGWGWLHLSLREAGIDDGHIVIQEGHISYPLPVTQDAIVLCDAPDDVAWNKFLAMYKRHGRARITLDTRVINVDGADDAVRFSGQYVLHR
- the cysQ gene encoding 3'(2'),5'-bisphosphate nucleotidase CysQ, with the protein product MSGLPHPLLEGVITLAHAAGAAILPFWRADTEVITKADDSPVTAADLAAHHVLLEGLTALDPSIPVLSEEDANIPQGVRAGWTRWWLVDPLDGTKEFISGSEEFTVNIALIEQGRVVFGVVSMPTSGRCYYGGAGLGAWRADAGDVVPISVRNTPPEGEALTVVASRRHSSPEQERLLAGLSEHLGELQLTSVGSSLKFCLLAEGAADCYPRLAPTSQWDTAAAQGVLEGAGGVVLQLDGEPFSYPARESLLNDSFLALPAKAPWREKLLNLAKA
- the nudE gene encoding ADP compounds hydrolase NudE produces the protein MRQKPTVLAREIVASSRLFRVEEVQLRFSNGVERTYERLVGRGNGYGAVMIVAMIDAEHAILVEEYCGGTDEYEVSLPKGLIEPGEDVLAAAERELKEEAGYGARQLEHLTELSLSPGYMSQKIQVVLATDLYEERLEGDEPEPMRVERVNLRELSSLVLNPQFSEGRALAALYLARDLLTQRGVFQP